The following coding sequences are from one Lolium rigidum isolate FL_2022 chromosome 6, APGP_CSIRO_Lrig_0.1, whole genome shotgun sequence window:
- the LOC124664314 gene encoding 16.9 kDa class I heat shock protein 1-like, translating to MPMRIGIERSGAAKRRRRLCRRAWWSRPINPNRSNVFDPFSLDLWTDPFDAFRSIVPAASGNTEMAAFANARVDWKETPEAHVFKADLPGVKREEVKVEVEDGNLLVVSGERSREKEVKNDKWHHVERSSSKFIRRFRLPENAKVEEVKAGLKNGVLTVTVPKVEAKKPEVKSIEISG from the exons ATGCCGATGCGCATCGGGATCGAGAGGAGCGGCGCAGCCAAGAGGCGGCGCAGACTTTGCCGGCGAGCCTGGTGGTCTCGGCCG atcaatcctaacaGGAGCAACGTGTTCGACCCCTTCTCCCTGGACCTCTGGACTGACCCTTTCGACGCCTTTCGTTCAATCGTCCCGGCAGCCTCTGGCAACACAGAGATGGCCGCGTTCGCGAACGCCCGTGTGGACTGGAAGGAGACCCCCGAGGCCCATGTCTTCAAGGCGGATCTCCCCGGTGTGAAGAGGGAGGAGgtcaaggtggaggtggaggatggCAACCTGCTCGTTGTTAGCGGCGAGCGCAGCAGGGAGAAGGAGGTCAAGAACGACAAGTGGCACCACGTCGAGCGCAGTAGCAGCAAGTTCATCAGGCGCTTCCGCCTGCCGGAGAACGCCAAGGTGGAGGAGGTGAAGGCTGGGCTGAAGAATGGCGTGCTCACTGTCACCGTGCCCAAGGTTGAGGCCAAGAAGCCCGAGGTGAAGTCCATCGAGATCTCCGGCTAA